The Mauremys reevesii isolate NIE-2019 linkage group 1, ASM1616193v1, whole genome shotgun sequence genome has a segment encoding these proteins:
- the DYRK2 gene encoding dual specificity tyrosine-phosphorylation-regulated kinase 2 isoform X3, which produces MNEPLHVGSHGQIQVQQLFEDNSNKRTVLTTQPNGLAAVSKSGLSVVPDRQIDSAHRRQGSSSSLKSTDGTGKVKASFMTPEQAMKQYMQKLTTFEHHEIFNYPEIYFLGPNAKKRPGVIGGPNNSGYDDDQGSYVQVPHDHIAYRYEVLKVIGKGSFGQVVKAYDHKTHQHVALKMVRNEKRFHRQAAEEIRILEHLRKQDKDNNMNVIHMLENFTFRSHICMTFELLSMNLYELIKKNKFQGFSLPLVRKFAHSILQCLDALHKNRIIHCDLKPENILLKQQGRSGIKVIDFGSSCYEHQRVYTYIQSRFYRAPEVILGARYGMPIDMWSLGCILAELLTGYPLLPGEDEGDQLACMIELLGMPSQKLLDSSKRAKNFVSSKGYPRYCTITTLSDGSIILNGGRSRRGKLRGPPESREWGNALKGCDDPLFLDFLKQCLEWDPAIRMTPSQALRHPWLRRRLPKPPTGEKISAKRITESTGAITSISKLPPTSSSASKLRTNLAQMTDANGNIQQRTVLPKLVS; this is translated from the coding sequence ATGAATGAGCCCCTGCACGTTGGTAGCCACGGACAGATTCAGGTTCAACAGCTGTTTGAAGATAATAGCAACAAGAGGACAGTTCTAACAACACAACCAAATGGGCTTGCAGCAGTAAGCAAATCTGGATTGTCAGTGGTGCCGGACAGACAGATAGACAGTGCTCATAGACGACAGGGGAGCTCCAGTTCTTTAAAATCAACAGATGGAACAGGGAAGGTGAAAGCCTCCTTTATGACACCAGAGCAAGCAATGAAGCAATACATGCAAAAACTAACAACCTTTGAGCATCATGAAATTTTCAATTACCCTGAAATATACTTTTTGGGTCCAAATGCAAAGAAGCGGCCAGGTGTGATTGGAGGTCCAAACAATTCCGGTTATGATGATGACCAGGGGTCTTACGTGCAAGTACCCCATGATCATATTGCATACAGGTATGAAGTCCTGAAAGTAATAGGGAAAGGAAGTTTTGGGCAAGTTGTGAAGGCTTATGATCACAAGACCCATCAACATGTGGCGTTAAAAATGGTGAGAAATGAAAAACGTTTCCACCGCCAAGCTGCAGAAGAAATTAGAATTCTGGAGCACCTAAGGAAGCAGGATAAGGATAACAACATGAATGTTATTCACATGCTGGAAAACTTTACATTCCGCAGCCATATCTGCATGACATTTGAGTTGCTGAGCATGAACCTTTACGAGctaataaagaaaaacaaatttcagggcttcagcctgccATTAGTCCGTAAGTTTGCCCACTCTATTTTACAGTGCTTAGATGCTTTGCACAAAAATAGAATCATTCACTGTGACCTTAAACCAGAGAACATTCTGTTGAAGCAACAGGGTAGAAGTGGTATTAAAGTTATTGATTTTGGCTCTAGTTGTTATGAGCATCAACGTGTCTATACTTACATTCAGTCACGTTTCTACCGTGCTCCGGAAGTGATCCTGGGTGCTCGTTATGGGATGCCTATCGATATGTGGAGCTTGGGCTGCATTCTAGCAGAGCTTTTAACAGGTTACCCGCTCTTACCTGGAGAAGATGAAGGGGACCAACTGGCTTGTATGATAGAGCTACTGGGCATGCCCTCCCAAAAACTACTGGATTCATCCAAACGAGCCAAAAATTTTGTGAGCTCTAAAGGTTATCCCCGTTATTGTACCATTACCACGTTGTCTGATGGTTCTATAATACTCAATGGTGGCCGCTCCCGAAGGGGAAAATTGCGTGGCCCACCGGAGAGCCGAGAGTGGGGGAACGCATTAAAGGGATGTGATGATCCCCTCTTCCTTGACTTCTTAAAACAGTGTTTAGAATGGGATCCTGCTATACGCatgacacccagccaggctttaCGGCATCCCTGGCTTAGGAGACGTTTGCCAAAGCCTCCAACTGGAGAGAAGATATCGGCAAAACGAATAACAGAAAGCACTGGTGCTATAACGTCAATTTCCAAGTTACCTCCAACATCAAGCTCGGCTTCAAAACTTAGGACTAATTTGGCACAGATGACAGATGCCAATGGGAATATTCAGCAGAGAACAGTGTTGCCAAAACTCGTTAGCTGA
- the DYRK2 gene encoding dual specificity tyrosine-phosphorylation-regulated kinase 2 isoform X2 translates to MVTAAAQPRPSGSRGGESGRQLQPSPGIGVGGSRTGAGTGPASPIALPPLRSSNTAHTVGGNKHTMNEPLHVGSHGQIQVQQLFEDNSNKRTVLTTQPNGLAAVSKSGLSVVPDRQIDSAHRRQGSSSSLKSTDGTGKVKASFMTPEQAMKQYMQKLTTFEHHEIFNYPEIYFLGPNAKKRPGVIGGPNNSGYDDDQGSYVQVPHDHIAYRYEVLKVIGKGSFGQVVKAYDHKTHQHVALKMVRNEKRFHRQAAEEIRILEHLRKQDKDNNMNVIHMLENFTFRSHICMTFELLSMNLYELIKKNKFQGFSLPLVRKFAHSILQCLDALHKNRIIHCDLKPENILLKQQGRSGIKVIDFGSSCYEHQRVYTYIQSRFYRAPEVILGARYGMPIDMWSLGCILAELLTGYPLLPGEDEGDQLACMIELLGMPSQKLLDSSKRAKNFVSSKGYPRYCTITTLSDGSIILNGGRSRRGKLRGPPESREWGNALKGCDDPLFLDFLKQCLEWDPAIRMTPSQALRHPWLRRRLPKPPTGEKISAKRITESTGAITSISKLPPTSSSASKLRTNLAQMTDANGNIQQRTVLPKLVS, encoded by the coding sequence GTTGGAGGCAATAAGCACACAATGAATGAGCCCCTGCACGTTGGTAGCCACGGACAGATTCAGGTTCAACAGCTGTTTGAAGATAATAGCAACAAGAGGACAGTTCTAACAACACAACCAAATGGGCTTGCAGCAGTAAGCAAATCTGGATTGTCAGTGGTGCCGGACAGACAGATAGACAGTGCTCATAGACGACAGGGGAGCTCCAGTTCTTTAAAATCAACAGATGGAACAGGGAAGGTGAAAGCCTCCTTTATGACACCAGAGCAAGCAATGAAGCAATACATGCAAAAACTAACAACCTTTGAGCATCATGAAATTTTCAATTACCCTGAAATATACTTTTTGGGTCCAAATGCAAAGAAGCGGCCAGGTGTGATTGGAGGTCCAAACAATTCCGGTTATGATGATGACCAGGGGTCTTACGTGCAAGTACCCCATGATCATATTGCATACAGGTATGAAGTCCTGAAAGTAATAGGGAAAGGAAGTTTTGGGCAAGTTGTGAAGGCTTATGATCACAAGACCCATCAACATGTGGCGTTAAAAATGGTGAGAAATGAAAAACGTTTCCACCGCCAAGCTGCAGAAGAAATTAGAATTCTGGAGCACCTAAGGAAGCAGGATAAGGATAACAACATGAATGTTATTCACATGCTGGAAAACTTTACATTCCGCAGCCATATCTGCATGACATTTGAGTTGCTGAGCATGAACCTTTACGAGctaataaagaaaaacaaatttcagggcttcagcctgccATTAGTCCGTAAGTTTGCCCACTCTATTTTACAGTGCTTAGATGCTTTGCACAAAAATAGAATCATTCACTGTGACCTTAAACCAGAGAACATTCTGTTGAAGCAACAGGGTAGAAGTGGTATTAAAGTTATTGATTTTGGCTCTAGTTGTTATGAGCATCAACGTGTCTATACTTACATTCAGTCACGTTTCTACCGTGCTCCGGAAGTGATCCTGGGTGCTCGTTATGGGATGCCTATCGATATGTGGAGCTTGGGCTGCATTCTAGCAGAGCTTTTAACAGGTTACCCGCTCTTACCTGGAGAAGATGAAGGGGACCAACTGGCTTGTATGATAGAGCTACTGGGCATGCCCTCCCAAAAACTACTGGATTCATCCAAACGAGCCAAAAATTTTGTGAGCTCTAAAGGTTATCCCCGTTATTGTACCATTACCACGTTGTCTGATGGTTCTATAATACTCAATGGTGGCCGCTCCCGAAGGGGAAAATTGCGTGGCCCACCGGAGAGCCGAGAGTGGGGGAACGCATTAAAGGGATGTGATGATCCCCTCTTCCTTGACTTCTTAAAACAGTGTTTAGAATGGGATCCTGCTATACGCatgacacccagccaggctttaCGGCATCCCTGGCTTAGGAGACGTTTGCCAAAGCCTCCAACTGGAGAGAAGATATCGGCAAAACGAATAACAGAAAGCACTGGTGCTATAACGTCAATTTCCAAGTTACCTCCAACATCAAGCTCGGCTTCAAAACTTAGGACTAATTTGGCACAGATGACAGATGCCAATGGGAATATTCAGCAGAGAACAGTGTTGCCAAAACTCGTTAGCTGA